A stretch of Tigriopus californicus strain San Diego chromosome 11, Tcal_SD_v2.1, whole genome shotgun sequence DNA encodes these proteins:
- the LOC131890083 gene encoding uncharacterized protein LOC131890083 encodes MVNSRNCFEISWLIFCFRCSPSPPSFPSKPRCRIAVPPAFSSFPRHALFVVLGSVCETIQIRFVLHILPATLSLSGAFGVVLIKDERRYLSPVKSSMMIMMKMMMIIRGINTDWDSILESIVVDRDPIKLPSCLEETKYTMQSVSERVSIPEEEEDGHFEAPTKKFEHAEVLPWNILESPPPLDGKIKKEFLPFEGSWCMIAMENVETYLRAIGVTPLMAQMVVRSEYLITVYEDIDHAWKVLTETSIKAKNVKGFKCRNYKMTSNKFHPEQPKPELLDDWDPRLVVTTVTLEDHDTYDKVLVMDQIAEQDQRHNNSSTLFFEAQGDNMIIRLETENGVKAKRFMVRHKPQDKNANNNIRKVSAPF; translated from the exons ATGGTGAATTCAcgaaattgttttgaaatctcCTGGTTGATATTTTGCTTCCGTTGCTCGCCCTCGCCGCCGTCCTTTCCCTCGAAACCGAGATGTCGGATTGCGGTGCCGCCCGCCTTCTCGTCGTTTCCTCGCCACGCGCTTTTTGTGGTCCTCGGAAGTGTGTGtgaaacaattcaaattcgttttgTTTTGCACATTCTTCCGGCCACGCTTTCACTTTCCGGTGCTTTCGGCGTCGTCCTGATCAAAGATGAAAGGCGATATTTGTCGCCGGTCAAGAGTAgtatgatgatcatgatgaagatgatgatgatcatcaggGGTATAAATACCGACTGGGACAGCATCCTCGAATCAATAGTTGTTGACCGGGATCCGATCAAGTTGCCCAGTTGTTTGGAAGAGACGAAATACACAATGCAGTCTGTCAGTGAAAGGGTGTCTATCcctgaggaggaagaggacggCCATTTTGAGGCTCCcaccaagaaatttgagcaTGCGGAAGTGCTCCCATGGAACATCTTGGAGTCCCCTCCGCCGTTGGACGGGAAGATCAAGAAGGAGTTCCTGCCCTTCGAAGGATCGTGGTGTATGATTGCCATGGAAAATGTGGAAACTTATTTGCGG GCAATCGGAGTCACTCCTTTAATGGCACAGATGGTGGTTCGATCTGAATACTTGATCACAGTCTACGAGGATATTGATCATGCGTGGAAGGTCCTCACTGAAACTAGCATCAAGgctaaaaatgtcaaaggaTTTAAATGCCGAAACTACAAAATGACCTCCAATAAATTCCACCCAGAGCAACCCAAACCCGAGCTACTCGACGATTGGGACCCAAG ATTAGTGGTCACTACCGTCACCCTTGAGGATCACGATACTTACGACAAGGTTCTGGTGATGGACCAGATTGCGGAGCAAGACCAAAGACACAACAATTCTTCCACGCTATTTTTTGAAGCCCAAGGCGATAACATGATCATTCGATTAGAGACTGAAAACGGAGTCAAGGCCAAAAGGTTTATGGTGAGACATAAGCCTCAAGACAAGAACGCGAACAACAACATTCGCAAAGTTTCGGCGCCGTTCTAG
- the LOC131890356 gene encoding uncharacterized protein LOC131890356, whose protein sequence is MSLEIYQVFLVVISLAAFVQGERNQTINEGSPLELTYQKEDPEDSCKWAIPGEVIELVSGEPVQGGDNRPSNWTAEYYGSSPLDCGVRIPNTYRADEGAWQTVNGAETIKHYISINVKPASPPVFTDPQKFVDGSPSFSIYSPDSDLRENVTCQVKDVRPPPIFVWEMDGEQFNESNIYQDDNPVGGDLFSPQSILTYNPKPSHDGKQLRCVIQHPALDGELQVVANITVTAPPEPDNGGAFISEEDAIIGRAATINIKFISNPYPEELLWFTPDLLEPVQGGNYTPAVRSSGSPSFSSGRYTAYIAKIGEGNEYLSTLTLAELTQEDVDQSFTLMVTNSIGSSNYTYTFTDVKNVLSGGAIAGIVIGCLAIVILIGVAVVLVMKKKKKSKKVKFPKTQERTIPEGGFPNLGATDD, encoded by the exons ATGTCGTTGGAGATTTACCAGGTCTTTTTAGTAGTCATTTCCTTGGCAGCATTTGTTCAAG gtgaaagaaaccaaactATCAATGAAGGATCTCCTTTGGAGTTGACCTATCAAAAAGAAGATCCTGAAGATTCCTGCAAATGGGCTATCCCTGGTGAAGTTATCGAGCTTGTTAGTGGGGAACCCGTGCAAGGGGGCGATAATCG ACCATCAAATTGGACGGCTGAATATTACGGAAGTAGCCCATTAGATTGTGGGGTTCGCATCCCCAACACATACAGGGCTGACGAAGGGGCTTGGCAAACCGTAAATGGAGCAGAGACCATCAAACATTACATATCTATCAATG TCAAGCCAGCAAGTCCACCCGTTTTCACCGACCCTCAGAAGTTCGTTGATGGATCCCCATCTTTTTCAATCTACTCCCCCGATTCCGACTTAAGAGAGAATGTCACCTGTCAAGTTAAAGATGTTCGCCCTCCGCCCATATTTGTCTGGGAAATGGATGGGGAGCAATTCAATGAGAGCAATATCTATCAAGACGACAATCCAGTGGGAGGCGATCTGTTCAGCCCTCAATCCATTCTGACGTACAACCCCAAA CCCAGTCACGACGGAAAACAACTACGATGTGTCATCCAACATCCCGCATTAGACGGCGAGCTTCAAGTGGTGGCCAACATCACCGTGACAG CCCCACCGGAGCCCGACAATGGTGGAGCCTTTATTTCAGAGGAAGATGCCATCATTGGACGAGCAGCGACCATCAATATCAAGTTCATCTCCAACCCTTATCCCGAAGAATTGCTCTGGTTCACCCCAGATCTTCTGGAACCTGTGCAAGGTGGGAACTACACCCCAGCAGTCCGTTCCTCTGGCTCGCCCTCGTTTTCATCCGGGCGATACACGGCCTATATCGCCAAAATT GGTGAAGGGAACGAATATTTGTCCACATTGACCCTGGCCGAACTGACTCAAGAGGATGTGGATCAAAGCTTCACCTTGATGGTGACGAACAGCATTGGCTCTTCGAACTACACTTACACATTCACGGATGTCAAAA ATGTTTTGAGTGGCGGAGCTATCGCAGGGATTGTGATCGGGTGTCTGGCCATTGTGATCTTGATTGGTGTGGCTGTGGTCTTGgtcatgaagaagaagaagaaatccaaGAAGGTCAAATTCCCTAAAACTCAAGAAAGAACCATCCCAGAGGGAGGTTTTCCTAATCTGGGTGCTACCGATGATTGA
- the LOC131890360 gene encoding uncharacterized protein LOC131890360 — protein MQLGLTDHVLVVLVGFFALAPLIWTASLPRELESSNSASSLAALELNPGGIGLHQPDHPQPLGSTQTRRRRSYKTDGDAYIRFGKRTQSMDQPKDLPFAEGRSLNPQVSRRSPAEQSYIRFGKRASKIPIIPCTLAFLRVLKTSKERIDHLHECSKYRGIHRRSEDDGYIRFGKRNGNSSTEKEVMSGLSISDGATQKCFFIPREASDDFTGSGTPNSVFQDCSKITPADLEDSVIIYFV, from the exons ATGCAACTTGGTTTAACCGATCACGTATTAGTGGTTCTGGTCGGATTTTTCGCCTTGGCTCCCCTCATTTGGACGGCCTCGTTGCCTCGGGAGCTCGAAAGTTCCAATTCGGCCTCGTCCTTAGCTGCACTTGAGCTCAATCCAGGAGGGATTGGCCTCCACCAGCCTGACCATCCTCAACCACTAGGATCGACCCAGACAAGACGGCGAAGGTCGTATAAGACAGATGGGGATGCTTACATCAGATTTGGAAAGAGGACCCAATCCATGGACCAACCCAAAGACCTGCCTTTTGCTGAG ggTCGTTCACTGAACCCTCAGGTTTCTCGGCGATCTCCCGCGGAGCAAAGCTACATTCGCTTCGGTAAAAGGGCCTCGAAAATCCCGATCATTCCCTGCACTTTGGCTTTCCTTCGGGTGCTCAAAACATCGAAAGAAAGGATTGATCATCTTCATGAATGCTCCAAATATAGAGGAATTCATAGGCGAAGCGAGGATGATGGATATATCAG atttggaaaaCGCAACGGCAATTCTTCCACGGAAAAAGAGGTCATGAGTGGATTGTCCATCAGCGATGGGGCAACTCAGAAATGCTTCTTCATTCCTCGTGAGGCCAGTGATGACTTCACTGGTTCTGGGACTCCCAATTCGGTATTCCAAGACTGTTCCAAGATCACTCCGGCTGACCTGGAAGACtctgtgattatttattttgtttga
- the LOC131890358 gene encoding elongation of very long chain fatty acids protein AAEL008004-like: MSVVDLTRTYIHDLWELRDKRMDGYPLMSSPWPAIGLCFGYICIVKLIGPAIMKNREPFQLKTPMLLYNGFQVVFSLFVVCLGIQAGWFNGYSLRCQPVDYSNEPKPVLMAFSTYLYFCMKFVEFLDTIFFILRKKDSQVSFLHVAHHAIMAVYMWPIVRFMPGGHGSLAGLLNSFVHIIMYGYYFMAALGPRFKRFLWWKRYLTWLQMVQFFVIAIHSVQLLVVEDCGYPWEYAYVVLALMVFFLTQFANFYVQSYLSTPRVNGSATMIKED, translated from the coding sequence ATGTCGGTGGTGGATTTGACCCGCACCTACATCCATGACTTATGGGAGCTCAGGGACAAACGAATGGATGGTTATCCACTCATGTCCAGTCCATGGCCTGCCATAGGTCTATGCTTCGGTTACATCTGCATCGTCAAGCTCATTGGTCCGGCCATAATGAAGAACAGGGAACCGTTTCAGCTCAAGACTCCGATGTTGCTCTACAACGGATTCCAGGTGGTTTTCAGTCTATTTGTGGTGTGTCTTGGCATCCAAGCCGGGTGGTTCAACGGATACAGCCTCAGGTGTCAACCTGTGGACTATTCCAATGAGCCCAAACCCGTCCTCATGGCCTTTTCCACATACTTGTACTTCTGCATGAAATTCGTCGAGTTCCTAGACACGATCTTCTTCATTCTCCGGAAAAAGGACTCCCAAGTATCGTTTCTCCACGTGGCCCATCACGCAATTATGGCCGTTTACATGTGGCCCATTGTTCGATTCATGCCTGGAGGCCATGGAAGTTTGGCGGGGCTTTTGAATTCATTCGTGCATATCATCATGTACGGATACTATTTCATGGCGGCTTTGGGTCCCCGGTTCAAGCGGTTCTTGTGGTGGAAGCGTTACTTAACCTGGCTTCAGATGGTCCAATTCTTCGTGATAGCTATTCATAGTGTTCAGTTGTTAGTTGTGGAGGATTGCGGTTATCCATGGGAATACGCATACGTCGTTTTGGCATTGATGGTGTTTTTCTTGACACAATTCGCGAATTTCTATGTCCAATCTTATCTCTCGACCCCACGAGTGAATGGATCGGCCACGATGATCAAGGAAGATTAG
- the LOC131890357 gene encoding uncharacterized protein LOC131890357 — translation MGKRCIGCCGGNSFCGCCCGPRGASITYSLIGLTLAMAVIAPPTYVYYTDQNFAKLFPLLKIAREFLSEVTELKFAQNPEVPGMTQDGQDEMVAEQTPREKYRLAIFQLLDDIQDKAFYISLVSFSLGCVNIPANLLLLTGSIGRFPCLMLPWLAITLLEHLLLGVPLIVFFGIIALYLAAQLELFLVAGALIGSIVMLFLISLSTWFTVHGCYSSFYNLQNYTAVVTDLGGPLSGSDGQLTEPLLYNSSQRNPRGNIPPSLPSGPGSAPGPSSSGYNNQYPQYYPPHHQSRQLPTAPPASRALYPQLPTA, via the exons ATGGGTAAACGGTGCATCGGGTGTTGTGGCGGCAATTCCTTCTGTGGGTGTTGCTGTGGTCCCAGAGGAGCGAGTATCACGTATTCCCTGATTGGGTTGACCCTGGCCATGGCCGTGATCGCTCCACCCACATATGTATACTACACAGATCAAAACTTCGCCAAGCTGTTCCCTTTGTTGAAGATTGCCCGAGAGTTCTTGAGTGAGGTGACCGAACTCAAGTTTGCCCAAAATCCCGAAGTCCCAGGGATGACCCAGGATGGGCAAGATGAAATGGTGGCCGAGCAAACGCCGAGGGAAAAATATAG ACTTGCCATATTCCAACTTTTGGATGACATCCAGGACAAAGCTTTTTACATTTCACTTGTCTCCTTTTCTCTGGGCTGTGTCAACATTCCAGCCAATCTCCTGCTTTTGACCGGGTCGATTGGAAGATTTCCCTGTCTCATGCTTCCTTGGTTAGCCATCACTTTGTTGGAACACCTTCTCCTAGGTGTTCCACTCATTGTGTTCTTTGGGATCATCGCATTGTATTTGGCTGCACAATTGGAGCTGTTTTTGGTGGCCGGCGCCCTCATCGGCTCAATTGTCATGCTCTTTTTGATCTCATTGTCCACCTGGTTCACGGTACATGGATGCTACAGCTCATTCTACAATCTCCAAAATTATACCGCCGTTGTGACCGATCTTGGAGGACCTCTAAGCGGAAGTGACGGCCAACTCACGGAACCTCTCCTTTACAACTCTAGTCAGAGAAATCCTCGGGGCAACATCCCACCGTCTCTGCCCTCGGGACCAGGGTCAGCACCGGGGCCCTCATCCAGTGGGTACAACAACCAATATCCCCAGTATTACCCACCTCATCACCAAAGTCGTCAATTACCCACTGCTCCGCCCGCGTCGCGGGCACTTTACCCTCAACTTCCGACCGCATAA
- the LOC131890354 gene encoding facilitated trehalose transporter Tret1-2 homolog isoform X1 yields the protein MTEVEGISQYVSTSKQVWASFSVFFMSLSVGASSGFSGVALPQLQDPQQSNFPLTDAQASWFASLSTFAMIPTCVLGGVMGHKWGRKHALLTISPIFSMGFLCQAFAQDVVMLIFGRFLTGCASGLACGPTAVYVSEIATPKLRTTLGAGISGSYNVGMVLIFSLGAFCHWRVLAGVSALFPCLGFLAMLFIPESPAWLHIEGDVEGTKKALKWFMPKNGGCPDDEFEHLTSDMFLEQVQNNEKSRSHEVRGWRNRWSQLPLARREIWRPLLVVMSLFALQQASGMSALSYYAVNIFQGAGSSINEYVATIIFGLTRLVSQILGSFLLIRFKRLHLLTISCAFVSMGFCILATSAYLNNKALGQSSLDVDGHSGDFSLLGVLPLIGVMSVALAYHIGLGPIPWSYTAELFPVDVRSFMSGVCNCIGNTYIFITVKSFPSLIDALRFPNLPNGGGPAGAFWLFSGISLLTIVYAALFLPETKGKTFEEISRGFQKTNKRKRHSEASIVLNL from the exons ATGACGGAAGTGGAGGGCATTTCTCAGTACGTCAGTACCTCCAAACAA GTGTGGGCCAGTTTCTCGGTGTTTTTCATGAGTTTGTCCGTGGGAGCCAGTAGCGGGTTTTCAGGGGTAGCTTTGCCCCAATTGCAAGATCCACAGCAATCAAACTTCCCACTGACCGATGCTCAAGCATCTTGGTTTG CCAGTCTGTCCACGTTTGCCATGATTCCCACGTGCGTTTTGGGCGGCGTGATGGGTCACAAATGGGGTCGAAAGCACGCATTGCTCACCATATCGCCAATCTTTTCCATGGGATTCCTTTGTCAAGCGTTTGCACAAGACGTTGTTATGCTGATATTTGGCCGATTTCTAACCGGTTGTGCCTCGGGACTGGCTTGTGGACCAACTGCC GTATATGTGAGTGAAATTGCTACTCCCAAACTGAGGACCACCCTAGGGGCGGGAATTAGTGGATCGTACAACGTGGGCATGGTGCTAATCTTTTCCTTGGGTGCATTCTGTCATTGGCGTGTTTTAGCGGGGGTTTCAGCCTTGTTTCCTTGCTTGGGCTTTCTAGCCATGCTTTTCATTCCGGAATCTCCCGCTTGGTTGCACATTGAAG GGGATGTTGAGGGCACCAAGAAAGCGCTGAAGTGGttcatgccaaaaaatggGGGCTGTCCTGACGACGAATTTGAACACTTGACTTCGGACATGTTTCTGGAACAAGTTCAAAACAACGAGAA ATCAAGGAGCCATGAAGTTCGGGGTTGGAGGAATCGGTGGTCTCAGCTCCCTTTAGCTCGACGTGAAATTTGGCGACCTTTGCTCGTCGTGATGAGTCTATTCGCCCTCCAACAAGCCAGTGGAATGAGTGCTTTGTCCTACTACGCGGTCAATATTTTCCAAGGGGCAGGATCGAGCATAAATGAG TACGTGGCCACCATCATCTTTGGTCTCACTCGATTGGTCAGCCAAATCCTGGGATCGTTCTTGCTCATTCGTTTCAAACGACTCCATTTATTGACGATTTCCTGTGCCTTTGTTTCGATGGGATTCTGCATTTTGGCCACATCGGCCTACTTGAATAACAAAGCTTTGGGCCAATCCTCGCTTGATGTTGACGGACATTCGGGGGATTTCTCACTTCTTGGCGTTCTTCCATTGATCGGTGTCATGAGTGTGGCTTTGGCTTACCACATTGGATTAGGACCCATTCCGTGGTCTTACACAG CCGAGCTTTTCCCAGTGGATGTCCGATCGTTCATGAGCGGCGTGTGTAATTGCATCGGGAACACGTACATCTTTATTACGGTGAAATCGTTCCCAAGTTTGATTGATGCGCTGAGGTTCCCCAACTTACCCAATGGAGGAGGCCCTGCAGGAGCCTTTTGGCTTTTCTCCGGCATCTCGTTATTGACTATTGTCTATGCAGCACTTTTCTTGCCAGAGACCAAAGGCAAGACTTTCGAAGAGATCAGCCGAGGGTTCCAAAAGACGAATAAGCGGAAAAGACATTCAGAGGCCAGTATTGTACTCAATTTGTAA
- the LOC131890354 gene encoding facilitated trehalose transporter Tret1-2 homolog isoform X2, which translates to MIPTCVLGGVMGHKWGRKHALLTISPIFSMGFLCQAFAQDVVMLIFGRFLTGCASGLACGPTAVYVSEIATPKLRTTLGAGISGSYNVGMVLIFSLGAFCHWRVLAGVSALFPCLGFLAMLFIPESPAWLHIEGDVEGTKKALKWFMPKNGGCPDDEFEHLTSDMFLEQVQNNEKSRSHEVRGWRNRWSQLPLARREIWRPLLVVMSLFALQQASGMSALSYYAVNIFQGAGSSINEYVATIIFGLTRLVSQILGSFLLIRFKRLHLLTISCAFVSMGFCILATSAYLNNKALGQSSLDVDGHSGDFSLLGVLPLIGVMSVALAYHIGLGPIPWSYTAELFPVDVRSFMSGVCNCIGNTYIFITVKSFPSLIDALRFPNLPNGGGPAGAFWLFSGISLLTIVYAALFLPETKGKTFEEISRGFQKTNKRKRHSEASIVLNL; encoded by the exons ATGATTCCCACGTGCGTTTTGGGCGGCGTGATGGGTCACAAATGGGGTCGAAAGCACGCATTGCTCACCATATCGCCAATCTTTTCCATGGGATTCCTTTGTCAAGCGTTTGCACAAGACGTTGTTATGCTGATATTTGGCCGATTTCTAACCGGTTGTGCCTCGGGACTGGCTTGTGGACCAACTGCC GTATATGTGAGTGAAATTGCTACTCCCAAACTGAGGACCACCCTAGGGGCGGGAATTAGTGGATCGTACAACGTGGGCATGGTGCTAATCTTTTCCTTGGGTGCATTCTGTCATTGGCGTGTTTTAGCGGGGGTTTCAGCCTTGTTTCCTTGCTTGGGCTTTCTAGCCATGCTTTTCATTCCGGAATCTCCCGCTTGGTTGCACATTGAAG GGGATGTTGAGGGCACCAAGAAAGCGCTGAAGTGGttcatgccaaaaaatggGGGCTGTCCTGACGACGAATTTGAACACTTGACTTCGGACATGTTTCTGGAACAAGTTCAAAACAACGAGAA ATCAAGGAGCCATGAAGTTCGGGGTTGGAGGAATCGGTGGTCTCAGCTCCCTTTAGCTCGACGTGAAATTTGGCGACCTTTGCTCGTCGTGATGAGTCTATTCGCCCTCCAACAAGCCAGTGGAATGAGTGCTTTGTCCTACTACGCGGTCAATATTTTCCAAGGGGCAGGATCGAGCATAAATGAG TACGTGGCCACCATCATCTTTGGTCTCACTCGATTGGTCAGCCAAATCCTGGGATCGTTCTTGCTCATTCGTTTCAAACGACTCCATTTATTGACGATTTCCTGTGCCTTTGTTTCGATGGGATTCTGCATTTTGGCCACATCGGCCTACTTGAATAACAAAGCTTTGGGCCAATCCTCGCTTGATGTTGACGGACATTCGGGGGATTTCTCACTTCTTGGCGTTCTTCCATTGATCGGTGTCATGAGTGTGGCTTTGGCTTACCACATTGGATTAGGACCCATTCCGTGGTCTTACACAG CCGAGCTTTTCCCAGTGGATGTCCGATCGTTCATGAGCGGCGTGTGTAATTGCATCGGGAACACGTACATCTTTATTACGGTGAAATCGTTCCCAAGTTTGATTGATGCGCTGAGGTTCCCCAACTTACCCAATGGAGGAGGCCCTGCAGGAGCCTTTTGGCTTTTCTCCGGCATCTCGTTATTGACTATTGTCTATGCAGCACTTTTCTTGCCAGAGACCAAAGGCAAGACTTTCGAAGAGATCAGCCGAGGGTTCCAAAAGACGAATAAGCGGAAAAGACATTCAGAGGCCAGTATTGTACTCAATTTGTAA